The following coding sequences lie in one Methanohalophilus levihalophilus genomic window:
- the pyrH gene encoding UMP kinase, whose protein sequence is MLIVLSIGGSILAKDLDPERFREYAEVLKKLSQEHKVVIVTGGGVAARRYIDAARQLGANESVCDFVGIDVTRLNAQLLIAALGNSAYPEPPGTYREAELALASGKIVVMGGVIPGQTTDAVSAILAEYLNANLLVIATAVDGVYSEDPNKNPAATKFDTMTPEELISVVMSTEMKAGSKSPVDPLAAKIIQRCGMKTIVLDGGNSENIANVVLQENVKSGPVDGVPIGTHILR, encoded by the coding sequence ATGTTAATAGTTCTATCTATAGGTGGATCAATACTTGCAAAGGATCTGGACCCTGAAAGATTCAGGGAATATGCAGAAGTACTCAAGAAACTGTCACAGGAACACAAAGTAGTCATCGTGACAGGTGGAGGCGTCGCAGCTCGCCGCTATATTGACGCTGCCAGGCAACTTGGTGCAAATGAATCAGTATGTGATTTTGTAGGAATTGACGTTACCCGTCTCAATGCGCAACTGCTTATTGCTGCTCTTGGAAATTCAGCATACCCTGAACCACCCGGTACGTACAGGGAAGCGGAATTGGCTCTTGCGTCCGGGAAGATCGTTGTTATGGGAGGGGTAATTCCCGGCCAGACAACAGATGCAGTTTCAGCAATTCTTGCAGAATACCTTAATGCAAACCTGCTGGTGATTGCAACAGCTGTTGATGGTGTATATTCAGAAGATCCAAACAAGAACCCCGCAGCAACCAAATTCGACACAATGACCCCTGAAGAACTCATAAGTGTCGTTATGAGCACGGAAATGAAAGCAGGATCCAAATCTCCGGTCGACCCGTTGGCTGCAAAAATAATCCAGCGCTGCGGCATGAAAACAATTGTTCTTGATGGAGGCAATTCCGAGAATATTGCCAATGTAGTACTTCAGGAAAATG
- the asd gene encoding aspartate-semialdehyde dehydrogenase, which produces MAKTIRAGILGATGAVGQRFVQALADHPWFEITSLAASEKSAGKQYKDAANWRLDVPLPEEVADMEVVPVEPSRVDADVVFSALPASSALIVEEAFAKNGFAVASNASAYRMVEDVPLVIPEVNADHLDLIEVQQDNRGWDGYIITNPNCSTIMMTVTFKPLMQFDLSNVTVATMQAVSGAGYNGVSSMGIIDNIVPYIGNEEDKLETEPQKLLGEFDGSQIVKADFDVSASCHRVPVLDGHTEAIWATMDDNPTPEEVRQAFLDFDPKLGDLPTEPEKPLIVRDEEDRPQPRLDRNAGNGMSVSVGRIREGIRYVAMGHNTIRGAAGASVLNAELLHKTNRL; this is translated from the coding sequence ATGGCCAAGACCATAAGGGCCGGAATCCTTGGTGCCACTGGTGCTGTAGGACAGCGATTTGTACAGGCTTTGGCAGATCACCCGTGGTTTGAAATCACATCCCTTGCAGCTTCCGAAAAAAGTGCGGGAAAACAATACAAAGATGCTGCAAACTGGAGACTCGATGTACCCCTTCCAGAGGAAGTTGCAGACATGGAAGTGGTTCCTGTAGAACCTTCCAGAGTTGATGCTGATGTGGTATTCTCAGCTTTGCCGGCATCATCTGCACTGATAGTGGAAGAAGCATTTGCCAAAAACGGTTTTGCTGTGGCAAGTAACGCATCCGCATACCGGATGGTGGAAGATGTACCGCTCGTGATTCCGGAAGTAAACGCAGATCACCTTGATCTCATTGAAGTCCAGCAGGATAATCGTGGATGGGATGGATACATTATTACAAACCCCAACTGCTCTACCATTATGATGACAGTCACGTTCAAACCACTCATGCAATTTGACTTGAGCAATGTGACAGTTGCAACCATGCAGGCGGTTTCAGGTGCCGGATACAATGGCGTCTCTTCAATGGGAATTATTGATAACATCGTTCCATACATCGGAAACGAAGAAGACAAACTGGAAACTGAACCCCAGAAATTGCTTGGGGAATTTGACGGAAGCCAGATTGTGAAGGCTGACTTCGATGTAAGTGCTTCATGCCACCGTGTCCCTGTATTGGATGGCCACACTGAAGCCATATGGGCAACCATGGATGATAATCCTACACCCGAAGAAGTCAGGCAAGCTTTCCTTGACTTTGATCCAAAACTTGGTGACCTCCCAACAGAACCTGAGAAGCCTCTCATTGTAAGGGATGAAGAGGATAGGCCACAACCCAGGCTTGACAGGAATGCAGGTAATGGAATGAGTGTTTCCGTAGGCAGGATCAGGGAAGGAATCCGATACGTTGCCATGGGACACAACACTATTCGTGGAGCAGCCGGCGCAAGCGTTCTCAATGCCGAACTGCTACACAAGACGAATCGATTATAA
- a CDS encoding 4Fe-4S binding protein yields the protein MVAVINNDECVGCGTCVDECPTEAISMNDDNIAVVDENECTDCGACVDVCPTDAITQE from the coding sequence ATGGTAGCTGTAATTAACAACGATGAATGTGTTGGCTGTGGAACATGTGTAGACGAATGTCCCACCGAAGCAATTTCAATGAACGATGACAACATCGCAGTCGTTGATGAAAACGAATGCACAGACTGCGGCGCATGTGTTGACGTTTGCCCAACAGATGCAATTACCCAGGAATAA
- a CDS encoding type IV pilin, protein MMRAKTLYDSDAISPAMGTILMLMLSLLLSAIVLAGVYGEGAGSKIEMAFTPTPFAVVEIVDVEGGIPNGIRYDENYIRLTHVNGDSLSLDSTFIVLEGKGSSYVGKVGAGGKIVIGDLVIRYHDLTPEGSISEYKNRNPVIGDHRWSTGETIILNGDDSVNGTDASSVSVTINGLENTSNNYGFREGTTVVMKIFDSRTQRLIAEDSAVVKPAD, encoded by the coding sequence ATGATGCGAGCAAAGACCTTGTACGATTCGGATGCTATCTCCCCTGCAATGGGTACTATACTAATGCTTATGCTATCGCTTTTACTCTCTGCCATTGTCCTTGCAGGTGTCTATGGTGAAGGGGCAGGAAGCAAAATTGAAATGGCCTTTACACCAACACCTTTTGCAGTAGTTGAAATTGTGGATGTTGAGGGGGGAATTCCAAATGGTATCAGGTATGATGAGAATTATATTCGATTGACTCATGTGAATGGGGATTCTTTGTCTCTTGATTCTACTTTTATTGTGCTTGAAGGCAAAGGTAGCAGCTATGTGGGGAAAGTTGGAGCAGGAGGAAAGATAGTGATCGGGGATTTAGTGATCAGGTATCATGATCTGACTCCTGAAGGTTCGATCTCAGAATACAAAAATCGTAATCCTGTCATCGGGGATCACCGCTGGTCAACAGGAGAGACTATTATACTGAATGGGGATGACAGTGTAAACGGGACAGATGCCTCTTCAGTGAGTGTGACAATAAACGGTCTGGAAAACACATCCAACAACTATGGCTTCAGGGAAGGTACAACTGTTGTGATGAAGATTTTTGACTCACGTACCCAAAGACTAATTGCCGAGGATTCGGCTGTTGTCAAGCCTGCGGACTAA
- a CDS encoding ATP-dependent DNA helicase, translated as MRGSDYLKYFPKSSCYPNQEDAMKRIHSAIFNQEVILFEGACGTGKTLSALAPALQAGEVLDKTVFIATNVHQQMVQFIDEARQIKQIHDIKVVVFKGKKSMCPLQLGYDECEAKRENTFELIDIENDTKLKRAEMKAAMDNYKKSSDAVYVELRDQLDVELKKLQDRAHALRDRCCNELYEVLRLDNEKFNEWLFETVRDPDEVNQYAYENGMCGYELLKKELKSADLVIGNFHHLLDGDIFATMLRWLEKEADDIIIILDEAHNIESAARSHSSITLTEHTIERALSELEANSMDEAFQGLDIEDIDGVISILLDVLKETYNSRFRFGEKERVGENWYDIRISDPFDRGDIVKARFLRNAKEAGYGEKKDIQRLLGMASDIGAALDEKYREQYKEGKSGILKRSHIWHVAEFLSFYIEHSDGQEHYPILNVRRDNRNEVYGRLELFTCIPQNVTAPLFRSVHSAILMSATLKPFDMIKTTLGIERDTCELSYGLTFPPERRLTIAAAVQPQFARSRDEPGNLEDVFGVMKDSIENSPGNVVVFFQSSFEARRYCKLLEEALDIPIFLDEVGVSAQEVRQEFFRVGEQGGKAVLLTYLWGTLSEGVDFRDSRCRVAIILGVGYPALTDRMHAVESAYDHEFGFGMGWEYAVQIPTIRKIRQAMGRVVRSPTDYGVRVLLDGRFLTDSQRRWPKYSVFGFFPEEEKPEFVDVEPAKVKYSLLNFFQDIEDLQ; from the coding sequence ATGAGAGGGTCGGACTATCTCAAGTATTTTCCAAAAAGCTCCTGCTATCCCAATCAGGAAGATGCGATGAAGCGCATCCACTCTGCTATTTTCAATCAGGAAGTTATACTTTTTGAGGGTGCCTGTGGTACGGGCAAGACTTTGAGCGCTCTTGCTCCGGCTTTGCAGGCGGGGGAAGTCCTCGATAAAACAGTTTTCATCGCAACTAATGTCCACCAGCAGATGGTGCAGTTCATAGATGAAGCACGGCAGATCAAGCAAATTCACGATATCAAGGTCGTGGTTTTCAAAGGCAAGAAATCAATGTGTCCCCTGCAACTGGGTTATGATGAGTGCGAGGCGAAAAGGGAAAACACATTTGAGCTTATCGATATTGAAAATGATACAAAGCTGAAGAGAGCTGAAATGAAAGCGGCCATGGATAATTACAAAAAATCCAGTGATGCCGTGTATGTGGAATTGCGGGATCAGCTTGACGTCGAATTGAAAAAACTACAGGATCGGGCGCATGCACTCAGGGACAGGTGCTGCAATGAATTATACGAGGTATTGCGTCTGGACAATGAAAAGTTCAATGAATGGCTTTTCGAAACTGTCCGGGACCCGGATGAAGTTAACCAATATGCCTATGAAAATGGGATGTGTGGATATGAGCTACTCAAAAAGGAACTCAAATCTGCAGATCTGGTGATAGGCAATTTCCATCACCTTCTCGACGGGGATATTTTTGCCACAATGCTCAGGTGGCTGGAGAAAGAAGCAGATGACATTATTATAATACTGGACGAGGCACATAATATAGAGAGTGCTGCGAGATCCCATTCTTCCATAACCCTTACAGAACATACTATTGAACGTGCCCTTTCTGAACTGGAAGCAAATTCCATGGATGAGGCTTTCCAGGGACTTGATATTGAAGATATCGATGGGGTTATTTCTATTCTTCTGGATGTACTGAAGGAGACTTACAACTCAAGGTTTCGGTTTGGAGAAAAAGAGCGGGTAGGGGAAAACTGGTATGACATCAGGATCAGCGATCCTTTTGACAGGGGCGACATCGTAAAAGCCCGGTTCCTTAGAAATGCAAAGGAAGCAGGTTACGGGGAAAAAAAAGATATTCAGCGACTTTTGGGAATGGCTTCTGATATCGGGGCTGCTCTTGATGAGAAATATCGTGAACAGTATAAGGAAGGCAAATCAGGAATCCTGAAACGTTCCCACATCTGGCACGTGGCTGAGTTTTTGTCATTTTATATTGAGCATTCCGATGGGCAGGAGCATTATCCGATTCTTAATGTGAGGAGGGACAATCGGAATGAGGTATACGGGCGACTGGAGCTCTTTACATGCATTCCACAAAATGTAACTGCTCCATTATTCAGATCAGTTCATTCGGCTATCCTGATGTCTGCAACCCTGAAACCCTTTGATATGATTAAAACAACCCTTGGCATTGAAAGGGATACATGTGAGCTGTCTTATGGTCTCACTTTCCCGCCGGAGCGTCGCCTTACAATTGCTGCAGCGGTTCAGCCTCAGTTTGCCAGAAGTCGGGACGAACCCGGAAATCTTGAAGATGTTTTTGGAGTAATGAAGGATTCAATTGAGAATTCTCCGGGAAATGTGGTGGTTTTCTTCCAGAGCTCTTTTGAAGCTCGCAGGTATTGCAAACTGCTTGAGGAAGCGCTTGATATTCCCATATTCCTCGATGAAGTAGGGGTTTCCGCACAGGAAGTACGTCAGGAGTTTTTCAGGGTCGGGGAACAGGGAGGAAAAGCTGTCCTTCTCACATATCTCTGGGGTACACTCAGCGAAGGGGTGGATTTCAGGGATAGCAGATGCAGAGTTGCAATTATCCTGGGTGTGGGATATCCTGCACTAACTGACAGGATGCATGCCGTGGAATCAGCTTACGATCATGAATTTGGTTTTGGAATGGGTTGGGAGTATGCAGTTCAGATCCCGACAATCCGGAAAATCCGGCAGGCTATGGGGAGAGTTGTAAGGTCTCCTACGGATTATGGTGTAAGGGTTCTGCTTGACGGCAGGTTCCTCACAGATTCGCAACGTCGCTGGCCCAAATATTCTGTTTTTGGTTTTTTCCCGGAAGAAGAAAAACCGGAATTTGTAGACGTTGAACCTGCAAAGGTGAAATACTCATTACTCAACTTTTTCCAGGATATTGAGGATTTGCAATAA
- a CDS encoding GerW family sporulation protein — protein MGLENLMKEVSTELEKLVSTKTVVGDPIEAAGATIIPVSRVSFGFGSGGGEGKKGATEEGFGGGGGAGARIEPVAFIVISEGDVKLLTMSGGSNVDKFLEAMPDVLSKMKSLKKTLKKEGDEESPETEESKE, from the coding sequence ATGGGGCTCGAAAATTTAATGAAGGAAGTCTCTACTGAGCTTGAGAAACTGGTGAGTACGAAAACCGTTGTTGGAGATCCGATTGAGGCGGCAGGAGCAACTATCATCCCTGTGAGCCGTGTTAGTTTCGGTTTCGGAAGTGGCGGTGGAGAAGGTAAAAAAGGCGCAACCGAGGAAGGATTTGGCGGGGGTGGCGGTGCAGGTGCAAGGATTGAGCCTGTAGCGTTTATCGTGATTTCCGAAGGAGATGTTAAGCTTCTTACGATGTCCGGTGGAAGCAATGTAGATAAATTCCTCGAAGCTATGCCAGATGTACTCTCAAAGATGAAATCCCTCAAGAAAACTCTCAAGAAGGAAGGGGACGAAGAATCCCCGGAGACTGAAGAAAGCAAAGAGTGA
- a CDS encoding DUF2953 domain-containing protein: protein MDWILYLLLALIVLPLLLLFFPVKIHLKARVGTEALEHSIRINWLGITVNPERFSRSDKGKKKEKKESEPKKAESKKNKKKEETTKKKGKGKSSFSIKQIPIFLNPVRQLLFDLWKAVDFPLMKINAAFGFDDPANTGMACGFMYGAAGVVNHHIPSFKYNVSPVFDDRKLDFSVSSTIRIKLYRIVFAALHVLYSKDGRRAIWAAWKMRSN, encoded by the coding sequence ATGGATTGGATTCTTTACCTGCTACTTGCTCTGATAGTCTTACCTCTATTGCTTCTTTTCTTTCCGGTCAAGATCCACCTGAAAGCGAGGGTTGGCACAGAGGCACTTGAGCATAGCATCAGAATCAACTGGCTCGGCATAACGGTAAATCCGGAGAGATTCAGCCGTTCGGATAAGGGTAAGAAAAAGGAAAAGAAAGAATCTGAACCAAAGAAGGCTGAATCAAAAAAGAATAAGAAGAAAGAAGAAACCACGAAAAAGAAGGGAAAGGGCAAATCCTCTTTTTCGATAAAACAGATTCCTATTTTCCTAAATCCTGTCAGGCAGCTGCTTTTCGATCTCTGGAAAGCAGTTGATTTCCCTTTAATGAAAATTAATGCAGCTTTTGGATTTGATGACCCTGCGAACACAGGGATGGCCTGCGGTTTCATGTACGGAGCTGCCGGGGTTGTCAATCATCACATTCCCTCATTTAAGTATAATGTGTCACCGGTATTCGACGATAGAAAGCTTGATTTTTCAGTATCTTCCACAATCAGGATAAAACTTTACAGGATTGTTTTCGCGGCTCTTCACGTATTATATAGTAAAGATGGTCGTCGTGCTATCTGGGCGGCATGGAAGATGCGCAGTAATTGA